The Cucumis melo cultivar AY chromosome 9, USDA_Cmelo_AY_1.0, whole genome shotgun sequence genome includes the window AATTGACACCACAGTATACACATGATATGTCAGTATCAACAAACAGTATATGGAAAGCTAGGGTCTTACATCAAGAACGCACTCCTTCTCAACACCCAATgccttcttcaaattttcttcttGCTTCTCAGCATCAGACATCGCAATCATATGGGCCATTTGTTCTCTTTTGAGAGTGTCCTTTGTTTCAGCCAACGCTTGTTTAAGCTCTTCATATTTTAAAGTCCAGTCCTTTTTCTCAATCAAGAGAAGCCCCATGTTGTATTGGTACTCAAAAAGCTGTTTAAAGCCAAGAAATTAGAAAAGAGTTAATATCTATAAACAGTATACCTGGAGGGTGGGTATGTAAAACTACACTGCTTCCAAACACTTGgcgcaaaaagaaaaaagctgaactgaaaaaaaaaataaaaattcctaTAAATTACGAAAACACCAGATCAGAAACTCATCTTGCACAAAAAAATTAGCTCAATATACTACATAACAAAAACCAACTTAACAGCAGATTCTATTCTAAGGCCCTGGAACTCCACAATTCACACGCATTCAATATCTCATTCAATCATTTCCTCTAATGGAACTGTATTACTGGTTTGCAATTGATAGCATAAATCGATTAAACAACCATAAGAACAAACCACTTTAACTCTGAACGACATTGTGAGCCAGGAACTCCTAACTTATCTAAATTAACGAAAAAAATCCACTTAAAGAAGCAAGAACAAGAATACTCAACCAAATCCTGAACAAAAAAATCAACTAACCTCATTTTCAAGTCTCGAGATCTTCTCGTCCAACCCTTCTTGGTCCAAGGCGGCCGCCTCAGCCGACCCCACAAACATCTCTCCTCCATTTTCAACTAAAGCACCCGAAAGAGGCGTCGTAGTTTCACCAAAAGCAACAGTCTTGCCCTTGATCCCATCACCCCTTCGACTCAAATTAGGAGTAACAGAGTTAGGATTGGAAGCAGAACCCGCTCCAGTCTTCTGGGCCCCGGTTTTAGGCGTGAGGGGCCAACCAGACCAAACCTTCTGCGGCGTAAACATCACGAAACTCTCAACAAAACCAACCTCGGAACTAAACCCAATTCCACAGATCGTGAATTCAACTTCATAAGCATACGAAAAACCCAAAATTCAGAAGTGGGTCGGCACAAAAACCCTCACAACTCCCAAAGAACTACAAACCCCTCAAcctaaacaaacaaaaacacacacacacacgcacAAGAAGATTTGTACCGAATATTCAGGAAGCCACCGAATTCCgtcaaaaaaatcaaaaaagaaaagaagaaggaagttCGAAAATCAAACGAACTCGAaatcaaaaaccaaaaaaaaccCTTGGAAATTTCTCTTGAATTTTCCCCAATTGCATTAAGAGAGCCCTAGGCCGGACCTGAACGGAATTCCCAAATTCAGGCGAAATGAAAGATTTGAAATCCGACAACGTCTCACAACTCGCGAACCGATCCCccctctctctctatctctctctaaTCTTTCAATTTATCTACAGCCTCCTTTTGTGCGCTTTTTTGCGGACCACTTGTTCATTTCTACGGGCCCCCGACCGCAAACTCCCCCTCAAATTACCATCttaccctttttctttctttctacatCTTCAATAATAAGGTTTAATATTCTAAAAACATATCTAATTATTAGGAAGCAATGGTATTCTAATGAACTCAAAATAATACTtaagttttcaaaaataaagttaattagGTAAGGAAAATTCAACATAAATTTTTTACTTAAAAACACAAAATTGATTGAAATACTTATCTTACTAGTTGGTTGTTGCCCTTAAGTTTTTTActagtaaaagaaaataatactataaaaaaaaatagataataataaatatttttacatctataatatatatatacacacactaaGTTGTCCCCCATTAAGTCCTTGGAAGAGAGAAtattttttttcggaaaaaacaACTATTTGTCAAACTTTctatgaaagaaagaaataagagaaatattattcttatacaAATTGGCTATCAAATTTAGCGGTGGTTAACAATTtcttaagaaattaaaaatattgtATTAGTATAAAGtataatatattatttcttttaagccTCATATTTTTTAACACGGTTAATAATCACTTTATTTCTTAGAGGAAAATAATTTAGCTCTTATCTTTCAGAATATATACTGACTTATTATTTGTCATAGAGATTGATGTTAAAAATTAATGAGATTTTTCGCATAAATAAACCAACGAACTAATCAAAGACTCAACAATTTTATAAACATCAATATttgatgaattattttaaattccAAACTAAAGGACCAAATCATAACAAATCAAAGTTAAACAAGGAGCATTTACAAAAATagcaataaaagaaaaatgcatcactgtcttttctaaattgcaaaataaacaaatttaaaagcggcTAACCCTTCAATAATATTCGTatgatatcattaattacttaTATTTACGATATGAAAAAAAGAAGCGGTataaattgtttttttctttaaacaaaATTCTTACTTTTACGAGACTCTTAAAAGAGGAATAgtatttctttttctaacaaataaaaaatatattgttataatatatagttttttttgtttgtaaGCCGCCAGGGGCAGTTATGGAATTCCCTAGGGGGAAATTTTTTGTAAGAGAGACGCCGCTGCCTTTTTCAGTTCGGAGCGTGCGAGTTTGAGTGCATGGTTTGGGGTGACGAAAATACCCTTGGGGGATAAAATGGCCGTTGGGTCAGAAAGGAGTGGTAAATAAAAGGAAAGGTGAGGGGTAAAACAGGAAGTAGAAGAATATACACGTGGCAAGtggaaaagggaagaaaaaggtGGAATTCCACGGTGTACAAAGAGAGAAGgagtttgaaaacaaaaaaatgagGAGAGGGATTGGATATGTGGAAGTGGAAGGAAGATaagaattaataataataaagaaatgatATAAGTCTTTATAATTAATGTATTTTTGTCCCCATGTGATTGCCTTTCTTTTTCATGTTCTTAGCCATCATTCTCCATTTCTCtttcttaacttttttttttattatttttttttggatttatGAGTTGGACTTTGGATGTGGTGAGTCAACTTTATTGTTTAGCAACAAATCAAATGggttttttcctttcttttttcttaagtttggttttttatttttaaactgattTAATTTCAGTCGtaaaatattttctataaaTTAGAGGTAAACGAGACTGAAAAATTAAGCCTCGAAAGTTATCAGTTGGAGATGAAAAAGAATTCGGTCGGTGTTGGTTTGGAAAAGAAATCAAATCGAcgataatttaaaaaaaaaatcaaaggatcaaaacaatcaaataatGGTTGGTTTAGGTTAGATGACTGTTTTTTTGACTGACTGATACTCATTCCTAccataaatttttaaaagtttatgaaAAATGTGTAATATGTAaatatgttttcaaattttacaataaaaaatattattaaataataagaAGTATGTAAGGGAAAATAGATAGATTGAaagtttatatattaaaaagtatatgaattaaaataatatttaatttttttaggtatataaacaaaaagaaagtatacaatataatatatttttaaactttcaatATTATTGAGTTTAATTAAGTacgtaaattaaaaaaaaatataaaattaagtCAAGAATTTGTTGAGCATAATATTAAACATACaaatgctatatatatatatatatatatatatatatatatatatatatatatatatatatatatatatatatatatatatatatatattagaattTGAGGAtataaattaaacatataatttgaaattaaaataatattttttttcaagttgtTCATTGGAATCaaatttgaaaagttcaaatattacatttgttatttgactttttttttttttaaatttgaatttgaagatGAATTCATATGAattgtataattaatattatgaattAGTAGGgacatttaatttattttttgtggaaaaaaagggaaagaaattatttttaagGAAACcttgtatatataattattttgttgGATGACATTTAGTTGGAATTATGCATTACATTTTAATtggttgttattattattattatacatatTTTACTTTGTGGTTCGATTAGTATTTTTTTGTGGTAAAGGTGGatatttattttcttgtttttttagttaaattttCTAGACCTAAGCAATTATTTTAGGGGGAAAAGGTGTTtttaaatgaacaaaaaaaatatttataaaatatatcaaaattttataattgaTTAGCCATAGATATCGAAAAACGTATCTACACGAATAGGTtctgaaattttactatatttgtttaaatatttttactagtACAACGATCGGGATTTGAAGTTTAaggggaaattgccaaaaataggttaaaaaaagagatttaaatgaattttgggacaagttttcaaaagaaagacttttaggacaatttgggtgtgaatagacaaaaatgcccttcattaaatttctatcgctctctattgattgtttcgcctacccacgttcgctttcccttctctttcgcatagaacacctgaagtaaaaaaaaaaaaaacatctcctttctttggcttttcaaatttcccgctctgctcttcgaagatactccgactgttcgtctgtcgtcggtcctccagtgcatttcgtcgcttctccttttcgaacctaagaatcaactttgagcgtgttctcttatttcagtgagttttatctgtaacccattttcaatatatttgctttttcttggcttgaatcatgacatcgacttcaacatcgaccgacggacccttctacaagattaatccttcccatcatttttattccctagtaagctgtttgtctcatttggaaaagacaacacataatattaaggccaaactcaaacccgatcaattagccttatttaggaaaacaaagtttgggcactttttggacctaaatattgtcttcaatgggccactcatccactacttactgttaagggaggtggaagatgaaggaaaggattctataagtttcctactagggggcgttgtttgtactttcggtaggagagagtttaacatcgtaactggactatggggtcctaaagaggactatattcagttgggtgggaacagtcgactgttggagaagtttttcaaagacaaggactgtgtttacgttagcgacttagaagatatatttttggaatacgagggtgatgacgatgatatcgtcaaattagctttagtctactttatagagatatctttgttgggaaaagataggcgaaccaaagtggacattggttttttgaagattgctgatgattggaattcatttaataattatgattggggtcggattgtttttgtacgcacgctaagtgcattgaaaagagccttggacaagcaatatgccaagggaaagaagaaatcaacacagacaaaaaaatatactatcaatggatttccgcatgcattacaggtatttgacttcttacttcttacttcaaaactttaaaaagatcgtttagttatttgaaacgatcgtttagttattttaaacgatcgtttagttattttaaacgatcgtttagttatttaaacgatcgtttagttctttttaacgatcgtttagttatgttaaatgatcgtatagttgttttcaaacgattgtataaccacttgtttatatatctatatatatcttgtggcactttctaaacttgtttgtcaaatgtggaataggtttgggcatatgagtctataccaaccatcattggatgtggtgtagataaagtaaacgatcatgccataccacgaatgctgaggtgggtgtgccaacaatcaccaaagtcccaaactataagccaggtgtttgactcgccaatggtaagtagcaagcaatagtaacttacttaaggatcgcgtgattttgtgcttatttctttgtcctaaatacatttgcctttttctatttgcagtttataattaaggcggtcattgagatgacacctgaagaggagcaattgaaaattgcttcaggtgaactttttgaaaacttccgctcatctaccattattcagtcgaagaatggtggttcaaaaagagtacgagaagttgttaacgatgaagatgagttgaaaaagagtaagaaacagaagtccaagattaagatgaaaaaggctattcgaaatctccaagatcgagtagcggttgttgaaggccaacttaatactataaaatccgatattgacgaattgaagggcctgatgtcaaccatattgaagcacattggacttcaaagaaaggttaggaatgaaactgttaagtgtattcacgttagttgtttcatatttggtaaccatgttctcgctaattcattttgaggttccatagggtgacgaaggggaccacaaggtgtccgaaggcttggaggatgaacacattgaagttaaaaagaaggtttggttccatgttcatgctaatattgatgtttaatttctatcattatatacactaatgcattatgagcttccatagggtgacgaagatgtgttggagaagaaggttgatattggtttagaggagccaatagatgtcgttgacgatgaggacgtcatagagatagaaccatttctcactcaacgaccacacgttcggcccgcccgtaggaagcgtgcaagtgtttacctatcaaccccattcacaactctacctaaacggtctctgacatcaaccaccagcacctctgagtctgaagcaattgtttatgatcctatgcacaaaatacttgacgtccatttagatagacttcgagcgtggattacagacaagcgtacagacgatgagctgcgtgaaacctttcatgggaaaaaatcgaaggcttttttcagagacttgtttatgtgtcgccggtggttgtcggatgag containing:
- the LOC127150999 gene encoding uncharacterized protein LOC127150999; translation: MTPEEEQLKIASGELFENFRSSTIIQSKNGGSKRVREVVNDEDELKKSKKQKSKIKMKKAIRNLQDRVAVVEGQLNTIKSDIDELKGLMSTILKHIGLQRKGDEGDHKVSEGLEDEHIEVKKKGDEDVLEKKVDIGLEEPIDVVDDEDVIEIEPFLTQRPHVRPARRKRASVYLSTPFTTLPKRSLTSTTSTSESEAIVYDPMHKILDVHLDRLRAWITDKRTDDELRETFHGKKSKAFFRDLFMCRRWLSDEHLDALFLFIRLKIKAAGIPSSQNFTTADTIFMRILVSKWPLYKECIKENRPFDWDEEYRLVDYVVGSKVDFQDPWASVDYVYSPFNVHGNHWVLLCLDLVSCQVKVWDSLPSLTTAEEMTNILLPIRQLVPKLLDSTGFFDRRGRSSTYKEPWPVVIVDPIPLQRNNCDCGVFAIKYFEYIAAGVGLDTLCQENMSYFRKQLAFQVWTNQHSYVLKY
- the LOC127151000 gene encoding uncharacterized protein LOC127151000, producing MTSTSTSTDGPFYKINPSHHFYSLVSCLSHLEKTTHNIKAKLKPDQLALFRKTKFGHFLDLNIVFNGPLIHYLLLREVEDEGKDSISFLLGGVVCTFGRREFNIVTGLWGPKEDYIQLGGNSRLLEKFFKDKDCVYVSDLEDIFLEYEGDDDDIVKLALVYFIEISLLGKDRRTKVDIGFLKIADDWNSFNNYDWGRIVFVRTLSALKRALDKQYAKGKKKSTQTKKYTINGFPHALQVWAYESIPTIIGCGVDKVNDHAIPRMLRWVCQQSPKSQTISQVFDSPMVSSKQ